TCACTGGAGAAGTGCTCTAGGGCAATCTCAAGCGCTTCATTCGGGTTCAGGGCAACCCATCCGGTGGGGGTTAGCTCCCGCACTTCAAAATGGAGGTGAGGCCCTGTCGAGTTTCCGGTGCTGCCCACCCGACCAATCACGGCACCTTGGACAATCTCATCCCCAGCTTCTACAAAAATTTCCGACATGTGAGCGTACAGGGTTTGCTGATCGCCATTCTCAATGACGACCGTAATCCCATAGCCTTGGAGGAAATCCGCCGTAACGACTTTGCCACCAAAGGCCGCGACAACCGGGGTACCCATGGGCGCAGCAATATCCGTTCCGGTGTGCAGACGGGTATCGCCATAGATGGGATGAACGCGCCAGCCAAATAGGGATGAAATCGGGGCGGGGATCGTCAGGGGGAACAGCAGATCGACATCACCGTTGCCAAGGCGACCGATGGGACGAGGCGTGAGGTTGAGGAAATTCTGGATCGAAAAGTTGGGATTCCACTCAATGCCTCGACTATTGAGGCTCACAGGGCCAATGCTAACTGAGCTGATGTCCCCCAGTTGAGCCGCAGCAGCACGGGAAGGGCCGGATGCTGAGGAGTACAGGGAGCAATTATTTTGCCCCGTGTAACCACCGCTTTCAATAATCATCTGACAGCCTGTAGAGCGCTCGTCCAGGACAATCCGAGTCGGTGCCGTTGCACCCAGGTCATAGTCGTTCGATGGGTCAATATAGCTGCTGGCCTCACTGGGCGCACTGGGAACCGCCAGAAAATCCTCGGCTGGAACGCCCACATCCGGCATTGCACTGGGTTCAATCGTGATCACAGGAGCTTCAGGCGCAGCAGGGGGAAGATTCAGCAGATCTTGGGCGGAGGGAACACTTTCCACCGTGCCATCGGGTGATGCTTGAGCCTGGGCGATCGCACTCGTCCCCAGGGTCATGAGGCTAATTAACCCTGCACAGCGGGCACCGCTAACCACGCGCGATCGCCACTTTAATCCTTGTTTCAAAACCTGCTTTGTCATCCGTCGCTCCACCACATTACTCGTAGGAATTGAGATATTGAAATCTTGGTTTAACTCATTCAGTATAGAAGCCCGAATCTGTTCTGAGCATCACGCCTGTGACAGGTTCAAAACGTTGCCAAATGACACACGCTACAATCCCACGATCTTCACAACGAACAGACTAGCTGTTCCTCTGCTAGAGTAACGCCTAATCCCGCTAAGCGTCCATAGGCATTGACTGGACGTTGTCCATCCCCGGCAATTGGATTAACGATGCTTATTGCTCCGATCTGAGGGAAGAAACAATGGCCCCGGTGCGATTTTGGTAGTGGCGGCAGTCCTCGCACGGCCCGGAGGGATTCACCGCACACCGGACGTAGGGCGATCGCGCGTTAAAGAGACAGCTTTGATCGCCAATGATATAACCTAGCTCCTCAACATAATGCTGTTCATCGGGCAAGGAAAGTCGCGAAAGCCCACGAGTTGCCAAGGATTCTAAAACCCGTTGGAGCCTCGCCTGGGCTTGGGCATCCGCACGCCGCAGCACAAAAACAGAGACGATCGAAGGCATCAAGCCGATGACGACAACGAGTAATGCAAACAACACAGCGTCAATCCTTACTCCGTAACCCTTCTAGACTCTTAGCAAAGCACTATAGCGTGGTTTTTGAAAAACAGCGCACTTTGTGCATAGATTTGGGTCAGGGTTTAGCAAAACATGGACGCATGGGATACGGCTTTATGCCTAAGTAAGTAAAAGGCTCCAGACAGCGTGAATCGTTGCGAGTTGCTGTCGCACGGATGGAGGCTAAGCAACACGATATCTACCGGAACCTGAATCAAAAACTGGCGATCCAACTGGTTCGAGAAAACAGCGAGGTGGGTTTTGCTGTTAGAGCGCTAGCCATATCAGTTAGGACATTGTGGAAGGGCAGCTTCGCCGCCCCTCCAAAATGTCCATGTCCTAAGCTAGCTGACAACAGCTATAAACCTAAATATTTGCCAGGGTCTGTCAGCTAAACCCGCCCATACACACAATCAGTGTTTAAGCGTACTCGATATTATCAGGT
This Synechococcales cyanobacterium T60_A2020_003 DNA region includes the following protein-coding sequences:
- a CDS encoding M23 family metallopeptidase, translating into MTKQVLKQGLKWRSRVVSGARCAGLISLMTLGTSAIAQAQASPDGTVESVPSAQDLLNLPPAAPEAPVITIEPSAMPDVGVPAEDFLAVPSAPSEASSYIDPSNDYDLGATAPTRIVLDERSTGCQMIIESGGYTGQNNCSLYSSASGPSRAAAAQLGDISSVSIGPVSLNSRGIEWNPNFSIQNFLNLTPRPIGRLGNGDVDLLFPLTIPAPISSLFGWRVHPIYGDTRLHTGTDIAAPMGTPVVAAFGGKVVTADFLQGYGITVVIENGDQQTLYAHMSEIFVEAGDEIVQGAVIGRVGSTGNSTGPHLHFEVRELTPTGWVALNPNEALEIALEHFSSDFQVAALAKANKNNQAFSSLVQVGRFASKASLKDAAKPIPGLDTASKAADDLPVVQVNELSN